Proteins found in one Pontibacter sp. SGAir0037 genomic segment:
- a CDS encoding LexA family transcriptional regulator: MENFTKHPFLLSSPFELLPDNYLEAVELPLVHSRVAAGFPSPADDYTVEVINLQNFLIKDPDSSYLVKVMGNSMVDARLHDGDILIVDRSLLNRSIKTLTGNVIIGKVNGEFTVKRLICKDQKYYLQPANEAFSALEITEDMDFQAWGVVTWAIHKIKH; encoded by the coding sequence ATGGAAAATTTTACCAAGCACCCCTTCCTGCTCTCATCCCCCTTCGAGTTGCTGCCTGACAATTATTTAGAAGCAGTAGAGCTACCACTCGTACATTCCAGAGTAGCAGCTGGATTTCCTTCTCCTGCCGATGATTATACAGTAGAGGTTATAAACCTGCAGAACTTCCTTATAAAAGATCCTGATAGCAGTTACCTGGTAAAAGTAATGGGCAACTCTATGGTAGACGCCCGTCTGCACGATGGAGATATACTGATAGTAGACCGATCGCTCTTAAACCGCTCTATCAAAACGCTGACAGGAAATGTTATTATAGGGAAAGTGAACGGAGAGTTTACGGTAAAGCGACTGATATGCAAAGACCAGAAATATTACCTGCAACCTGCTAACGAGGCCTTTTCAGCATTAGAGATAACAGAGGATATGGATTTTCAGGCGTGGGGCGTGGTAACGTGGGCCATTCATAAAATAAAGCACTAA
- a CDS encoding manganese catalase family protein has product MFYHDNKLQYKVRVEKPSPAFANMLQQAIGGIEGEIRVCLQYLFQAWGSRGPKKYRDMLLETGTEEISHIEMLATAVALNLEGAPVSLQEEMAKDKVIGAVMGGMNPRHVLSSGLAAMAVDANGVPFNGSWVVGSGNLAADMYANVMAESTGRVLATRLWEATDDPGMKDMLAFLIARDTMHQNQWLAVLEELGGLQGVHPIPNTFPQTEENKEFNYAFVSTKITDMDGDGDSMMGARWTSGPSMDGKGEFKLVRAMPQGGEPMLGPPDPRGHAQKEQMMGEAGGMMDKIKDAL; this is encoded by the coding sequence ATGTTTTATCATGACAACAAGCTTCAGTACAAAGTTAGGGTGGAAAAACCCAGTCCTGCCTTTGCGAACATGCTGCAACAGGCAATAGGAGGGATTGAAGGGGAGATACGTGTATGTCTTCAGTACCTTTTCCAGGCTTGGGGTTCCAGAGGCCCTAAAAAGTATCGTGATATGTTGTTAGAGACAGGCACTGAGGAAATTTCACATATTGAGATGTTGGCTACTGCTGTTGCGCTTAACCTGGAGGGAGCTCCGGTTTCTTTACAGGAAGAGATGGCCAAAGACAAGGTAATTGGTGCCGTAATGGGTGGTATGAACCCGCGCCATGTGCTTTCTTCCGGATTGGCAGCTATGGCTGTAGATGCTAATGGTGTGCCTTTTAATGGTTCCTGGGTAGTGGGCAGCGGAAACCTGGCTGCTGATATGTATGCCAACGTGATGGCTGAATCTACCGGCCGCGTGCTGGCGACCAGACTATGGGAAGCTACCGATGATCCGGGTATGAAAGATATGCTTGCCTTTCTGATTGCGCGTGATACCATGCATCAGAACCAGTGGCTGGCTGTGCTGGAAGAACTGGGTGGTTTACAGGGTGTTCACCCGATTCCGAATACTTTCCCTCAAACGGAAGAAAATAAAGAATTTAACTATGCTTTCGTTTCCACTAAAATTACTGATATGGACGGCGACGGCGACAGCATGATGGGAGCCCGCTGGACCAGCGGACCTTCTATGGATGGCAAAGGAGAATTTAAGCTTGTGCGTGCTATGCCACAGGGTGGTGAGCCAATGCTTGGACCACCAGACCCAAGAGGTCATGCCCAGAAAGAACAGATGATGGGCGAAGCCGGCGGTATGATGGATAAAATTAAAGACGCTCTATAG
- a CDS encoding AAA family ATPase has product MQAIIFCGIQASGKSSFYIENFFNTHVRISLDLLRTRYREQLFLRSCLATQQRFVVDNTNPTVAERSRYIDMARSARYEVVGYYFETSVQAAILRNNTRLGRWQVPERGIYGTQKKLQKPSYSEGFDALYTVQLLPAGDFKVQACAKNA; this is encoded by the coding sequence ATGCAGGCAATCATTTTTTGTGGAATACAGGCTAGTGGTAAATCCAGCTTTTACATAGAGAACTTTTTTAATACCCATGTGCGCATTAGCCTTGATTTATTGCGCACCCGCTACCGGGAGCAGCTTTTTCTGAGAAGCTGCCTTGCCACGCAACAACGCTTTGTGGTAGATAATACAAATCCGACTGTAGCAGAACGTAGCAGGTATATCGACATGGCCCGGTCAGCGCGGTATGAGGTAGTGGGTTATTATTTTGAAACAAGTGTGCAGGCGGCCATACTGCGAAATAATACCCGATTGGGTCGGTGGCAGGTGCCTGAGCGTGGAATATATGGCACGCAGAAAAAGCTGCAGAAACCTTCTTACAGCGAAGGATTTGATGCACTTTATACAGTGCAGCTATTGCCGGCAGGAGATTTTAAGGTGCAGGCCTGTGCAAAGAACGCCTAA
- a CDS encoding DUF4142 domain-containing protein, producing MKNVFNGSWKLLAMMVFVVTFSACNDDDGDILEPDRLSSAEFVQRAAASDMFEIETGEMAEDMAEREDVRTFGQMIVNDHTESSTILMAMANQKNLPVPTALPQDKMEMRNRLAGMTGTEFDMEFMTQQVAAHQEAVALYEQAEDELQDTELRNFAAATLPVLREHLEHAQMLRDALD from the coding sequence ATGAAAAACGTGTTTAATGGAAGCTGGAAACTTCTTGCCATGATGGTGTTTGTTGTTACTTTTTCCGCTTGTAACGATGATGATGGAGACATTCTGGAGCCAGATCGCCTGAGTTCTGCTGAGTTTGTGCAAAGAGCTGCAGCAAGCGATATGTTCGAAATTGAAACTGGCGAGATGGCCGAGGATATGGCGGAGCGTGAAGATGTAAGAACATTTGGCCAGATGATAGTAAACGATCACACCGAATCCAGCACTATACTGATGGCAATGGCCAACCAGAAAAACCTACCAGTACCCACTGCTTTGCCACAAGACAAAATGGAAATGAGAAATAGGCTGGCTGGTATGACAGGCACTGAATTTGACATGGAATTTATGACACAGCAGGTAGCTGCTCACCAGGAAGCCGTTGCACTTTATGAACAGGCAGAAGATGAATTACAGGACACTGAACTAAGAAACTTTGCAGCAGCAACGTTGCCTGTATTAAGAGAACACTTAGAGCATGCTCAGATGCTGAGAGATGCTTTAGATTAA
- a CDS encoding PA0069 family radical SAM protein has product MKAEEFLKGRGAQYNPANPYLKQEYVAAHIEGLDEPMLSNSKTEFLVEHPKKVVNKVDSPDLGLGYSLNPYQGCEHGCIYCYARNTHQYWGYGAGLDFERKIIVKENAPEALAQQLENPNWQVMPIMLAGNTDCYQPIEAKKKLTRRILEVLLQYRHPVSMITKNALILRDLDLLQELSKLDLVHVSISITTLNEQLRQKLEPRTASATKRLEVVRQLCSAGIPVNVMVAPIIPGLNDSEIPAIIKQVAEAGASNVAYTMVRLNGSIGPIFEDWIRQAFPEKADKVLNQIADVHGGQLNDSRFGVRMRGEGKMAEAINKLFKMSRQKFMPGRQMRPYNYSHFCTKAGKQLGLF; this is encoded by the coding sequence ATGAAAGCGGAAGAATTCTTAAAAGGGCGTGGAGCGCAATACAACCCGGCCAATCCTTACCTGAAGCAGGAATATGTGGCGGCGCATATAGAGGGGCTGGATGAGCCAATGCTGTCTAATTCCAAAACAGAGTTCCTGGTAGAGCACCCGAAGAAAGTGGTAAACAAAGTAGACAGCCCGGACTTGGGACTTGGCTACTCTCTTAACCCCTATCAGGGCTGTGAACATGGCTGCATTTACTGCTACGCCCGCAACACCCACCAATACTGGGGCTATGGAGCCGGGCTCGACTTTGAACGGAAAATCATTGTAAAGGAAAATGCGCCGGAGGCGCTGGCGCAACAACTGGAAAACCCCAACTGGCAGGTTATGCCCATCATGCTGGCCGGCAATACCGATTGCTACCAACCCATAGAAGCAAAAAAGAAGCTCACGCGCCGCATTCTGGAAGTATTGCTGCAGTACCGCCACCCGGTAAGCATGATTACCAAAAACGCACTTATTCTTCGCGACCTGGACCTGCTACAGGAACTTAGCAAATTAGACCTGGTGCATGTGAGCATCAGTATTACCACGCTAAACGAACAGCTACGCCAGAAACTGGAACCCAGAACGGCATCCGCAACAAAACGACTGGAAGTAGTGCGCCAGCTTTGTTCGGCAGGTATACCTGTAAATGTTATGGTGGCTCCCATTATACCCGGGCTGAACGATTCCGAGATTCCAGCAATTATAAAGCAGGTGGCAGAGGCCGGAGCCAGCAATGTAGCCTATACCATGGTACGGCTAAACGGCAGCATCGGCCCCATTTTCGAAGACTGGATACGGCAGGCCTTTCCGGAGAAGGCGGATAAAGTATTGAACCAGATTGCCGACGTGCATGGCGGTCAGCTTAACGACAGTCGCTTTGGTGTGCGCATGCGGGGCGAAGGGAAAATGGCAGAGGCTATAAACAAGCTGTTTAAGATGAGCAGGCAAAAGTTTATGCCTGGCCGCCAGATGAGGCCATACAACTATAGCCACTTCTGTACAAAAGCAGGGAAACAGCTAGGTTTGTTTTGA
- a CDS encoding Y-family DNA polymerase, translating into MKKLYALVDCNNFYVSCERMFDPSLHNKPVVVLSNNDGCIISRSEEAKALGIPMGESAYKARQVLEQNNVRVFSSNYTLYGDMSRRVMNVLSHFSPDVEIYSVDEAFLNLTTLLTNDIKQHAIKLRSTVQQRTGIPVSVGIAPTKTLAKLANRLTKKQKDKQGVVLLQEQEAIRHALKITAVGDVWGIGHRNARKLAAFGISTAWDLSQATDSFVKKHLTVVGLRTAKELRGEACLDMEMAPPAKRSICTSRSFGKALTSMDLIKEATASYASSCAAKLRRQRTCAGLLTVYLQSYPDKDEQVYYNSKTVMLPVATNSTLELVHYANLALQPLYRQGYHYKKSGVIVSELCAQDHAQMPLLDTIDREKHQRIMEVIDKVNARWGRGTLISAEQGVYAPEENHPWKMRSEMRSPRYTTHINEIMVVKS; encoded by the coding sequence ATGAAAAAGCTGTACGCACTGGTCGACTGCAACAACTTCTATGTTTCCTGCGAGCGGATGTTTGATCCTAGCCTGCACAACAAGCCTGTTGTAGTACTTTCGAATAATGATGGCTGTATTATTTCCCGCTCCGAAGAAGCGAAGGCGCTAGGCATACCCATGGGAGAATCTGCTTACAAGGCAAGGCAGGTGCTCGAACAAAACAACGTAAGAGTTTTTAGCAGCAACTATACCTTATATGGCGATATGTCGCGCCGCGTTATGAACGTACTGAGTCATTTTTCGCCGGATGTGGAGATTTACTCTGTGGATGAGGCTTTCCTGAACCTGACTACCCTGCTTACCAACGATATAAAACAACATGCCATAAAACTTCGCAGCACAGTACAGCAGCGGACAGGCATACCGGTATCCGTTGGTATAGCCCCTACTAAAACGCTGGCTAAACTCGCCAACCGTCTCACTAAAAAGCAAAAAGACAAACAAGGCGTAGTGCTGCTCCAGGAGCAAGAGGCTATACGCCATGCTTTAAAAATTACAGCAGTAGGTGATGTGTGGGGTATCGGCCACCGCAATGCCCGTAAACTAGCAGCCTTCGGCATTAGTACCGCCTGGGACCTGAGCCAGGCAACGGATTCCTTCGTTAAGAAACATCTTACAGTAGTTGGTTTGCGCACTGCCAAAGAGCTGCGCGGAGAAGCGTGCCTGGACATGGAAATGGCACCTCCCGCAAAGCGAAGTATCTGCACGTCCCGCTCCTTCGGAAAGGCCCTTACCTCTATGGACCTTATTAAAGAAGCGACAGCCAGTTATGCCTCCAGCTGCGCTGCAAAGCTTCGCAGGCAGCGCACTTGTGCCGGTTTATTAACGGTATACCTGCAGTCTTACCCCGATAAAGATGAGCAGGTATACTATAACAGCAAAACAGTTATGCTGCCTGTTGCCACCAACAGTACGCTGGAACTGGTGCATTACGCAAACCTGGCGCTGCAGCCTCTCTACAGACAGGGCTATCACTATAAGAAAAGCGGTGTTATTGTATCTGAACTTTGTGCACAAGACCACGCACAAATGCCTCTGCTTGATACAATAGACCGCGAAAAGCACCAGCGTATTATGGAAGTGATCGATAAAGTGAATGCACGCTGGGGCCGGGGCACTCTTATATCTGCGGAACAGGGTGTGTACGCGCCAGAAGAGAACCATCCCTGGAAGATGAGGAGCGAAATGCGGTCGCCCCGCTATACCACCCATATAAATGAGATAATGGTTGTGAAGAGTTAG
- a CDS encoding pyridoxal phosphate-dependent aminotransferase, translated as MIERSKRLNDVFYELRGPIYEKSKELEQQGHRVTKLNIGNPAPFGFNAPDAVIEHIIANLRHAQGYSDHKGLVSAREAIKAYYETKGIANIHIDDIFIGNGVSEMAMHAVQALVNTGDEILVPSPDYPIWTAAVNFSGGKTVHYLCDEESDWFPDLADIRRKITSRTKAIVLINPNNPTGAVYSKEILEELVKLSVEHDLVIFSDEIYDKILYDGTIHYPTAALSDEAVIVTFAGLSKNYLSAGFRAGWMVVTGDKAKAASYIDGLNTLASLRVCSNVPAQHAIKVALEGYQEMNDLVLPTGRLGQQREVCYNKLTAIPGITCVKPKGAFYMFPKIDVRKFNIQNDFRFALDFLQEQHVLLVQGKGFNWHQPDHFRIVYLPSVEELIQTMDKLDVFLSTYWQQDVKAGVSQEAIEL; from the coding sequence ATGATAGAACGTAGTAAGCGGCTGAATGATGTGTTTTATGAACTGCGTGGGCCTATTTATGAGAAGTCTAAAGAGCTTGAGCAGCAGGGGCATCGTGTAACAAAGTTAAATATAGGCAATCCCGCGCCCTTTGGTTTTAATGCGCCCGATGCCGTTATAGAGCATATTATCGCCAACCTGCGTCATGCCCAGGGCTATTCCGACCACAAAGGACTGGTTTCGGCGCGTGAAGCCATTAAAGCCTACTACGAAACAAAAGGAATAGCCAACATACACATCGATGATATCTTTATCGGGAACGGTGTGAGTGAAATGGCCATGCATGCAGTACAGGCACTGGTAAATACAGGAGACGAAATCCTGGTGCCATCACCTGATTATCCTATCTGGACAGCTGCCGTGAACTTTTCAGGAGGCAAAACGGTGCATTACCTCTGCGACGAGGAATCAGACTGGTTTCCTGATCTGGCGGACATCCGCCGTAAGATCACCAGCCGTACCAAGGCCATTGTCCTGATTAACCCGAATAACCCAACGGGTGCTGTTTATTCAAAAGAAATATTGGAGGAACTGGTAAAACTTTCGGTAGAACACGACCTGGTAATTTTCTCGGATGAGATTTACGATAAGATTCTGTACGATGGCACCATCCATTACCCGACAGCGGCTCTATCGGATGAAGCCGTAATTGTTACCTTTGCGGGTTTGTCTAAGAACTATCTGTCAGCCGGTTTCCGGGCTGGCTGGATGGTAGTAACCGGAGACAAAGCGAAGGCAGCATCGTATATAGACGGCCTGAACACCCTGGCAAGTTTGCGTGTGTGCAGCAATGTGCCGGCGCAGCATGCTATTAAAGTGGCGCTGGAAGGATACCAGGAAATGAACGACCTGGTGTTGCCAACAGGCCGGCTGGGGCAGCAGCGGGAAGTTTGTTACAATAAACTTACCGCTATACCCGGTATTACCTGTGTAAAGCCAAAGGGTGCTTTTTACATGTTCCCGAAAATCGATGTCAGAAAATTCAACATTCAGAACGACTTCCGGTTTGCGCTGGACTTCCTGCAGGAACAGCATGTGCTGCTGGTACAAGGCAAAGGATTTAACTGGCACCAACCAGACCATTTCCGGATTGTATATTTGCCGTCTGTAGAGGAGCTAATCCAGACGATGGACAAGCTCGATGTTTTCCTGTCTACTTATTGGCAACAGGACGTAAAGGCTGGCGTAAGCCAGGAAGCAATCGAACTTTAA